TCAACGGAGGGTGTCATTATGACCAGAAAGACCCGGAACAAGTACAATCACTACACTGAAGATTTTCGGCGCGAAGCGGTACGCCGTGCCGATGATCCCAATACCAGCGCCGCCGAGGTAGCGAAGGAACTCGGTATTCACCCCGGCCAGATCTATAACTGGCGTCGGCAGTATAAGCGGTTGTCCGACAAGCAGTTCAATAGCGTCCAGGGGGTGGACTACTCCATGAAAGAGAGCGAATAGATCCGCAAGCTGAAGCGACAAGTGGCTGACTTGAAGGAGGAGAACGAGTTCCTAAAAAAGGCGACA
This sequence is a window from Isoalcanivorax indicus. Protein-coding genes within it:
- a CDS encoding transposase, with product MTRKTRNKYNHYTEDFRREAVRRADDPNTSAAEVAKELGIHPGQIYNWRRQYKRLSDKQFNSVQGVDYSMKESE